The Guyparkeria halophila DNA window CATCAGCGGCCGCGTCACATCGGTGTCGCCGAGTCGAGAAAGCGTAGGGAACCTCGTCTCGAATTGCCAACGTCGTTGGGGGGGCTCGTCGGTCCGGCCGCCGCGAGGTTGCCGCCAACCGTACCGCGTGGTCAGTCGTAACGGATATCGACGATTTCCCAGGGCAAGTGGCCCTTGTCTTCCCCGGCGGGCAGTCGCACCACGTCGCCGGGGCGTCGGCCGATCAGCTTGCGGGCCACCGGGGAGTCGATGCTGATCCAGCCGCGCGAGGGATCGAGCTCGTCCGGCCCGACCAGGCGCAGGGTGCGTTCGAGTGCCTGGGACTCGCACTCCATCTCGACGAAGGCCGCGAAGTACACCTTGTCGGTGTCATCCGGGGCCCGGTCGACGACCTTCAGGTTGGGCAGGCGTTTTTGCAGGTAACGGATGCGTCGGTCGATCTCGCGCAGTCGTTTCTTGCCGTAGATGTACTCGGCATTCTCCGAACGATCACCCAGGGCCGCGGCCTCGGAAACCGCCTGGACCGTCTCGCGGCGTTCGACGCGCCAGAGGCGGTCCAGCTCGGCCTCGAGGGCCTTGAAGCCGGACCGGGTGATGATCGGCGTGCTCATCGTTCGCCGGCGGCCGGGGTTTTCTCCAGGGTCTTCTGGATGGCGCTGACCGCATGGGCCAGATCGCGCAGGCGCGTGTCCTTGAGTTCACCACCAGCGGCGCCCGGATGGCCGCCGCCACCGAAGTAGCGTGCGGAAATATCGCCGGCGTTGACGCCGGGATTGGCGCGCAGCGACAACCGGCCATTGCCCCGGATGCCCATCGCCATGTCGATCTGGCCACGCACTTCCATCATGTCCATGATCACGCCGCGCCAGACGTCGTGCGGCCAGTTGAAGAATACGCCGGTGCGCACGCCCTCGATTTCCAGGACCGGCACGAAGTCCTCGTCGAGCACCGAGGCCGACAGCATGTGGAACTTGTCGTTCAGCGGCAGGTTCTCGTCGTTGAAGATGCGCTTTTCCACCCGTCCCTTGAGGAAACCCTTGCGTGCGTCGAACAGTTGACGCTCGAAGGCCTCCAGCGATTCGCCCGATTCGTGGGAGCGGAAGAACGCCTCCATCACGTGGAAACGATAGGCGCGCTTGAGGTCCTTGAGCGGCGGGGCGAGGTGATCGTCCTGCATCACCAGGCCGATCAGATAGATCGCCCGACGGAAATCGTCGTGGTCGCGCAGCCAGCGATCGCCGACATCAATGAACTCGGCGCGTTGACGCATCAGTTCACGCTTGGACTCATCGAGCTGATCGGCCACGGCCTCGAAGGTCAGCAGGCTTGCGCAGCGGTCGGTGTCGAGGTAGTACCAGTCAAAGGCTTCGGCACAGTCGGCGCCGGTGGCGTGGTGGTCGAGCAGTTGCAGCTCGACCGGGACCTTCATCTTGCCGATCCGCTTGTCGAGGGCCTTGGCCTGGTCGAGCGTCAGGTTGAGATCCGTGATCAACAGGCCCGCCGGTTCGCCGGCCTTGATGATGCGCGCAACGATATCGTCGATGGCGTTGTTGATGTCGCGGTAATCGGCATTGAAGAAGTGGCAGCGCTGGTCGGTCTGGTCGACCATGTACTGCGCGCCGTAGCCGTCAAGGTCGGTGTGCGACAGGTGATACAGCCAGCCTTCGGGGCGGATGATAGTCGGTGTGCTCATGGATGCTCGCTGACAGCGGCCGCCGCAAGGGGCGACCGTGAATGAAAAGGTAGCTTCAAGCTATTGATTGATCGGGAAAATGCAAGTGGTTCCCGTCGTTTCGTTTTGGGGCGATGGCTTACTGGCGGCGCCAGGTGGTCCCCTGAGGACCGTCCTCGAGCGTGACGCCGTTGTCGAGCAACAGGTCGCGGATGCGATCGGATTCCTCGAAATTGCGCGACGCGCGTGCCTCGGCGCGCTGGGCGATCAACTGGTTGATGTCGGCATCGTCGAGGGTGTCCTCGCGATCGCCTTCGGCACTCCAGTGCAGGAAGGCATCCGGGTCGAGTTGACCCAGGTTGAGGATCGCGCCCATCGCGTTGATGGCGGCCGCGTGCGGGGCGGCGGATTCCTTGTCATCCTCGCCGATCTTGTGCACCAGGCTTAGCTGCTCGTGGATCAAGGCAATGGCCTTCGGGGTGTTGAAGTCGTCGTCCATGGCGTCGTGGAAGGCGTCCATGACCTCGGCATTCGGCTCGGCGTTGGCCGGCACTTTTTTCAGTGCGCTGTACCAACGCGACAGACTGGCCTGGGCGGCATCCAGGTGCTGGTCCGAGTAGTTGAGCGGGCTGCGGTAGTGGCTCGAGAGGATGAACAGTCGCACCACCTCGGGATGATAGCGCTGGGTGACCTCCTCGATGGTGAAGAAATTGCCCAGCGACTTGGACATCTTCTCGTCGTCGACCCGGACGAAGCCGTTGTGCATCCAGTAGTTGACGAAGTGGCAACCGGTGGCGCACTCGCTTTGCGCGATCTCGTTTTCGTGGTGGGGGAACATCAGGTCGTGACCGCCACCGTGGATGTCGAAGGTGGTGCCCAGGGCGTCGGTCGACATGGCCGAGCATTCGATGTGCCAGCCGGGCCGGCCCGCGCCGAAGGGTGCGTCCCACTGCGGCTCGTCCGGCTTGGCGTGCTTCCACAGCACGAAATCGAGCGGATCGTCCTTGGCCTCGTCGACGGCCACCCGGGAGCCGGCGCGCAGGTCCTCCGGGTCGCGCCCGGAGAGCGAGCCATAGCGCTCGAAGGTCGAGACGTCGAAATAGACGTCGCCGTTGTCAGCGCGATAGGCATTGCCGCGTTCGATCAGGGTCTCGATCATCGCGACCATCTCGTCGACGTTTTCGGTCGCCCGCGGCTGGGAGGTGGGCGGCAGGCAGCCCAGCGCCTCGGCATCGCGGCGCATCAGCTTGATGAAGCGATCGGTCAGCGACTCGATGCTCTCGGCGTTCTCCGCGGCTCGCGCGATGATCTTGTCGTCGATGTCGGTGATGTTGCGGACGTAGTTGACGTCGAAACCGCGCTCCTTGAGGTAGCGCACCACCATGTCGAAGACGACCAGCACCCGGGCATGACCGATGTGGCAACGATCGTAGACCGTCATCCCGCAGACGTAGATGCCGACATGGCCCGGTCGGATCGGGGTGAACTCGCGCTTGGCGCGGGCGGCGCTGTCATAGATTGTGAGCATGTTGGCTACGATTCCGGGTCGAAGGTCGTTAGACTGTTCTGCATTGGAAATGGCGTATTTTCTGAAAGCCAGGCTTTCGGGAAAGGCGGTAGTTTAACGGCCCCGACAGACGAGATAAAACGCATGAGTGACATCAACAGCAAGATCCGCTTCTCCACCCGACTTGGCGACATCGAGATCGGCCTGTACGACGACAAGGCCCCCAAGACGGTGGAAAACATCCTTGCCTATGTCGACTCGGGCCATTTCGCGGGCACGACCTTCCACCGCGTGATCCCGGGCTTCGTGGTCCAGGGCGGTGGCCTGACGCCGGAGATGGAGCAAAAGCCCACCCGCGCACCGATCGAAAACGAGGCCAACAATGGCCTGAAGAACAAGCGTGGCACGCTCTCGATGGCGCGCACCCCCGATCCGAATTCGGCCACCAGTCAGTTCTTTATCAACCTCGCCGACAACGCGTTCCTCGATTTCTCCTCGGAAACCCCGCAGGGCTGGGGCTATGCCGTGTTCGGCGAAGTGGTCAACGGCATGGACGTGGTCGACAAGATGGCCACGCTGCAGACCGGGTCCCGTCACGGCCACCAGGACGTGCCGGTCGACGACGTGCTGATCGACAAGGCCGAGCGCATCGACTGACGGTTTCACTCGCCTGACACCCCCTCTGACGACCCGATTGACCTCCCTGGGAGACGTGCCCGGTCATGGCCGAAACACTGATCATCGCTGACCTGCATCTGGCGAAGCCCGAGCCACGCACGCTGGCGTTGCTCGACACCTTTCTCGAACGCGCCGAGCACGCCGAGGCGGTCTACCTGCTCGGTGATCTGTTCGATTACTGGATCGGTGACGATCAGCCCATTGATCCGGCGATTGCCGAGCGGCTCGAGCGCTTTGCTGCTTTGACGGCCCCCGTGACGTTCCAGCCGGGCAACCGGGACTTTCTGGTCGGTCGCCAGTTGCTTGAGCGCCTCGGTGCCAGGCAACTCCCCGATCAGACTGTCCTCGAGCATGGCGGGCGCCGCTGGTTGCTCACCCACGGCGACGAGCTCTGCACCGACGATGCCGCCTACCAGGCCATGCGCGCCCAGCTGCGTGATCCGGCCTTCGTCCGCGATTTCCTCTCCCGGTCATTGCCCGAGCGCATCGCGATTGCCGAGGACCTGCGCAACAAGAGCCGCACGGCGTCCTCGAGCAAGCCCGAGGACATCATGGACGTCAACGCCGCGGCGGTCGACGAGATCCTCGAGCGGACCGGCGCCGACGGGCTAATCCACGGCCACACCCATCGTCCCGCGATCCACCGTCTTGCCGGCGGTCGCCCCAGGGTGGTGACCGGGGACTGGGGCGAGGCCGGCTGGCTGGTCTCGCTTGAGGGTGACGGCCTGACCCTGGAGCGATTCACGCCGGAATCGAGCGAGGTCATCGCGACCTGGCCACCGCGTCAGGAGGCGATCGCATGACTCTACCCATGACGCTCACCTGGCTGCGCATCGCGGCCATTCCGCTGATGGTGGTGGTATTCCTGTTCACCCCGGCCGAATTCGCGCGCCCGGCGGCCGCCTGGATCTTCGGTCTGGCCTCGTTGACGGACTTTCTGGATGGCTATCTCGCGCGTCGCTGGAACCAGCAATCGGCCTTCGGCGCGTTTCTCGATCCGGTGGCGGACAAACTGATCGTGACCGTGGCGCTGGTCCTGCTGGTGTTCAGTGACGGCGACCTGCCGATCGTGATCGCCACGGCCGTGATCATCGGCCGCGAGGTGTTCGTTTCCGCCCTGCGCGAATGGATGGCGAGTCGCGGCATCAGTGCAGCGGTCAAGGTGTCGTCCCTGGGCAAGCTCAAGACGACGGCACAGATGTTCGCCATCCTGTTTCTGCTCTACTACTTCCCCCTGTTCGGCGTGATCGACGTCTACCTGATCGGCTACTGGCTGCTGATGATCGCCGCACTCCTAACCTTTGTTTCCGGCGCGCAGTACGCGCGGGCCGCCGTCGTGGCCGTTGCCCGGGCCGAAGCCGACGCGCGGGGGCACTGACGTCGGCATGATTCGCGCCGTGCGTGGATTGAGTCGTGGTCTGCGCCTGGCGTGCTACTTCGTGGCGGGGCTCTGGCGGACCCGGCGCTTTGATCGGCTGGACGAAGCGGTCCGTCTCGAACAGGCAAGGGCCTGGCTGGATGGGGCAAGTCGTGTGCTCGGGGTGCGGGTGCGCGTGCAGGGCCTCGACCGATTGGCCGACCTGCCACCCGGGGGGAGTTTGTGGCTCCCCAACCACGTCAGCTGGCTGGATATTCCCTTGCTGGGCGGGCTCTGCGAGGGAACGGTCTTTCTCGCCAAGAGCGAGATTCGTCGTTGGCCGGTGATCGGTCGGCTGGCAAGGCTCAGCGGCACGGAATTCATCGAGCGCGGCCGGGGGAGCGAAGCGGCGAGTGAAGCGGTGGCAAGCGGCCTTGCGCATGGCCGGCAGATCGTGGTGTTTGCCGAAGGCACGACTACCGATGGTCACATGGTGCGCCGATTTCACGCCCGCTTGCTGGGTCCCGCCGTGCAGATGGAACGTCCGGTGGTGCCGATCGCCCTGCGTTATTACGACGCCCGGGGGAAGCGGACGGCGGCGCCGGCTTTCATCGACAACGAAAGCCTCTGGCCCTCGTTGTGGCGGGTGCTTTCCTCCCCCGGCATCGAGGCGCGTATCGACGTGCTCGAGCCGATCTATCCGGAGTCGGGCGAGACCCGCAGCGAGATAGCGCGGCGCGCCCACCACGCGGTGGCTGCCCGGGTCGCTGCCACGGCGGACTGAACCGCGGCGACGCCGCGGTCAGTTCCCCATCACCCCGCGCATCAGCTGCTGCAGATCGATCGGCTTGCTTGGCATGGCGAAGCGCTCATCGGGCTGGGAGTCGCCGGAGATCGATTCGAGACGGAAATCCTCGCCAAACCGCAGCACCGCCAGTCCACGTCGTTCGAGCTCCCGTTGGGCTGCCTCGTGACCCCTGGTGCCGGTGCCGCGGGCAATGGCGCGCGTCATCCCGCCCAGCAGGGCGTCCTGCATTTCCACCACCAGCGGGTCGTCGGTCAGCACCGCCTCGTCGATGCGGGCCCGGCCTTCGCTGTCGATCCAGCTCACCCGGTAGCGTTCGCCGGTCACACCGGCGATCGTCTCCGTCTGGCCGGTCGGCTCCAGCGCCGTGATCTGGCTGGGTACGACCGCGTCCGGGCCCAGGCGCGCCAGGGCGGTCGGTTGCCCGAGCAACGCGGCGAGCTGGTCAAGGTCCATGGCGACCGGATGTCCGGCGACCCTCGCCACGCCCCAGGCCTTGCCTTCGACGGCGATCACGTGTGCGGTCTCGTTGGGGGTATCGAGCCGGCTGCGCTCGGGCGTTTGCCAGCTGAAGGTCAGCGCGGGCATCGAGCGGTCCGCGGTCTGAAAGCGGGCCATGCCATCGGCGAGGGCGGTGGAGATGATGGTCGTGCCCAGGCCGAGGCTCAGGCTCAGCAACAGGCCGGCACGCCCTATCGTGCGGATCAATGGTTTCAAACGTGGCTCCCGGTTGGTCATGTGCCGGTTCGACCGTCCCCGGGAGCCGGAATTCCCCAGCCCTCCCCAGCCCGTTCCGATGGCTACCGAATCCATACCGGGATCAGCCGCGTGTAGGCAATCAGGCCGAAGAGCTCGATCAGGGATTGCAGGATGATCACGGCCACGACCGGTTGCAGTCCCGCCGGCAGGGCCAGGGCGATGGGCAGGACCATGAACGAGTTGCGGCTGCCGGCACTGAAGGCGACCGTGCGCCGGGCGGCCACGTCCAGCCCACCCAGATGCCCGGCGGCTGCGGCGACCCAGGGTGCCATCAGGACATAGAGGAGGAAGACGATCGCGACGGGCCACAGTCCCGCGACGTCGCCGATCACCCGCGGGGCATGGCTGAGCATGATGGTGAAGAGCACGGCGGCAAGCAGCGGGACCGGCAGCCACGCCATCGCCTGCGTGCCTCGTCGCAGTAGCGGGTGTCGCCGGCCGCCGACATCGGTGAACCAGGCCGCCAGCAGGGGGACCAGGATGACCAAGACGAAGGCGCCGAGCATGGCGGCGACCGGCAACTCGGCCCGGATATCGCTTGCGGTGAACAACCACAGGTAGATCGGCAGCAACAGGATCTGTCCGAGCAGCAGCACGGGTGCCGCGGCGATCGCGCGCGGCACGTCCGCCCGGCCCAGTTGCGAGAAACTGATGAACCAGTCGGTGCAGGGCACCAGCAGCACCAGGAACACCCCAAGTGCCAGCACGGGGTCGTCGATGAGCAGCCGTGTCAGCCCCCAGACCAGGATTGGCACCAGCAGGAAATTGACCACCAGCATGACGGCAAGGAAGCGTCGATCGCCCAGCGCCCGCCCGATGGTGCCCAGGTGGGTCTGGGTGAAGGTCACGTACAGCAGCGCGGCCAGCAGCGGCCAGATCAGCCACTCGGGTGCCGCGCCGGAGGGTGGGGCGCTAAGCCCGATACCCAGCCCGGCGGCCACGGCGACCAGGTAGACGACCACCTGGTATTTCTCGAGCGCCAGGCGCGCGGCCTCGGCTGAGTACGCCGGAAACACCTTAGCGACGGGACGCCAGCGCGAGGCGTTCGAACCCCACCACGACCAGATAGATCGCGCAGGCCGTGGCAATGATCGCCGGTCCCGAGCCGATATCGAACCAGTAACTCGCGTACAGACCGGCCAGGCAGAACAGCAGGCTGAAGGTGCCCGACAGGAGCATCATCCCGCCCAGGGTGCGCGTGTAGCGCTGGGCGAGGTAGGGCGGCAGGGTAAGCAGCGCGATCACCAGTAGCAGGCCGACCACCTGGATCATCATCACCACTGTCTGGGCGACCAGCAGCAGCAACATGAAGTAGAGCCCGGTGACCGGGATGCCGCGGGTGCGTGCATAGACCGGGTCGAAGGAGAACGACAGCAGGTCACGGTAGTAGTAGAGCGCCAGTCCCAGGATCACGGCATCGATCCCGGCCATCAACCAGAGATCGACGGTGGCGACGGTGAGGATCGACCCGAACAGGTAGGTCATCAGCCCGGCCTGGTAGCCAGGCGTGAGCTCGACCAGGATCAGGCCCAGGGCCATGCCGGCCGCCCAGATCACCCCGATCAGCGTGTCGGTGCGTTCGCGACGGCGGCGGGTGAGTGCCCCGAGCAGCACGGCCGCCGCCGCGGTGAACACCCCGGTGACCGGCAGCACCGGCAGGCCGAAGAAGATGGCGGTGCCCACGCCGCCATAGGCGGTATGGGCGATACCGCCGGTCATGAACACCAGCCGGTTGACCACTACTAGTGCGCCGACGATGCCGGCGGCAATGCTGACCAGGAACGCGGCAGTCAGCGCGTGCTGGACGAAGCCTTGTCCAAGCAGTTCCATCAGGCTCATGGCGCGTCCCTTCCTTGACTGGCGGACGCCGCCTGGGAGGGCAGGTGGGCGTTCAGGGCGACGTGCCCCATCGGGCAATCCGCGCCATGCTGGCCGTACATCAGTGCCAGCATCTCCTCGGTGATGCTCGGCCCCTCGCCGCTGACCAGCCACCGGTTGACCGCGAGCACCTGCGAGACGGCCTGCCGGGTAATGCCGAGATCATGGCTGACCATCACCCGGGTGAGCGTGCCGCCGAGGTCTTCGAGGGTCTCGTGGATGCAGGCGCGCCCGTAGGGGTCGATATTGGAAAATGGTTCGTCGAGCAGTAACAGTTCCGGTTCGGTAATCAGCGCGCGGGCGATCAGTACGCGCTGGCGCTGGCCGCCGGAGAGCGAACCAAAGGGACGTTGTGCCAGCTCCAGGATGCCGGTGCGATCCAGGGCCTGCCGTGCGCGCTCGCGTTCGTCGACGTGAAAACCGGGCCCGTGGCGTCGGCCGTGCGGCAGTCCCATCAGGACGACCTGTTCCACGGTGGCCGGGAATCCCGGCGCCAGATTGCCGTGCTGCGGCACGTAGCCGATGCGCTCCGGGTGCCGGCCGGGCTTGTCGCCGAAAACCCGTACCGAACCCGCATTGGGGTGGTAAAGGCCGAGGATCAAATGAAGCAGGGTCGTCTTGCCGCCTCCGTTGGGCCCCACGATCACGGTGAATGCCCCGGGTGGGATCACCAGATCGATCGCCTCGAGGATGGGCTCGCGATCGAAACGGAAACTCACGTTTTCCAGGACGATCGCAGCAGAATCAGAATCGGATGCCGTCATGGAGTGGAT harbors:
- the greB gene encoding transcription elongation factor GreB → MSTPIITRSGFKALEAELDRLWRVERRETVQAVSEAAALGDRSENAEYIYGKKRLREIDRRIRYLQKRLPNLKVVDRAPDDTDKVYFAAFVEMECESQALERTLRLVGPDELDPSRGWISIDSPVARKLIGRRPGDVVRLPAGEDKGHLPWEIVDIRYD
- a CDS encoding DHHA1 domain-containing protein → MSTPTIIRPEGWLYHLSHTDLDGYGAQYMVDQTDQRCHFFNADYRDINNAIDDIVARIIKAGEPAGLLITDLNLTLDQAKALDKRIGKMKVPVELQLLDHHATGADCAEAFDWYYLDTDRCASLLTFEAVADQLDESKRELMRQRAEFIDVGDRWLRDHDDFRRAIYLIGLVMQDDHLAPPLKDLKRAYRFHVMEAFFRSHESGESLEAFERQLFDARKGFLKGRVEKRIFNDENLPLNDKFHMLSASVLDEDFVPVLEIEGVRTGVFFNWPHDVWRGVIMDMMEVRGQIDMAMGIRGNGRLSLRANPGVNAGDISARYFGGGGHPGAAGGELKDTRLRDLAHAVSAIQKTLEKTPAAGER
- the cysS gene encoding cysteine--tRNA ligase, which gives rise to MLTIYDSAARAKREFTPIRPGHVGIYVCGMTVYDRCHIGHARVLVVFDMVVRYLKERGFDVNYVRNITDIDDKIIARAAENAESIESLTDRFIKLMRRDAEALGCLPPTSQPRATENVDEMVAMIETLIERGNAYRADNGDVYFDVSTFERYGSLSGRDPEDLRAGSRVAVDEAKDDPLDFVLWKHAKPDEPQWDAPFGAGRPGWHIECSAMSTDALGTTFDIHGGGHDLMFPHHENEIAQSECATGCHFVNYWMHNGFVRVDDEKMSKSLGNFFTIEEVTQRYHPEVVRLFILSSHYRSPLNYSDQHLDAAQASLSRWYSALKKVPANAEPNAEVMDAFHDAMDDDFNTPKAIALIHEQLSLVHKIGEDDKESAAPHAAAINAMGAILNLGQLDPDAFLHWSAEGDREDTLDDADINQLIAQRAEARASRNFEESDRIRDLLLDNGVTLEDGPQGTTWRRQ
- a CDS encoding peptidylprolyl isomerase, with translation MSDINSKIRFSTRLGDIEIGLYDDKAPKTVENILAYVDSGHFAGTTFHRVIPGFVVQGGGLTPEMEQKPTRAPIENEANNGLKNKRGTLSMARTPDPNSATSQFFINLADNAFLDFSSETPQGWGYAVFGEVVNGMDVVDKMATLQTGSRHGHQDVPVDDVLIDKAERID
- a CDS encoding UDP-2,3-diacylglucosamine diphosphatase; translation: MAETLIIADLHLAKPEPRTLALLDTFLERAEHAEAVYLLGDLFDYWIGDDQPIDPAIAERLERFAALTAPVTFQPGNRDFLVGRQLLERLGARQLPDQTVLEHGGRRWLLTHGDELCTDDAAYQAMRAQLRDPAFVRDFLSRSLPERIAIAEDLRNKSRTASSSKPEDIMDVNAAAVDEILERTGADGLIHGHTHRPAIHRLAGGRPRVVTGDWGEAGWLVSLEGDGLTLERFTPESSEVIATWPPRQEAIA
- the pgsA gene encoding CDP-diacylglycerol--glycerol-3-phosphate 3-phosphatidyltransferase, translated to MTLPMTLTWLRIAAIPLMVVVFLFTPAEFARPAAAWIFGLASLTDFLDGYLARRWNQQSAFGAFLDPVADKLIVTVALVLLVFSDGDLPIVIATAVIIGREVFVSALREWMASRGISAAVKVSSLGKLKTTAQMFAILFLLYYFPLFGVIDVYLIGYWLLMIAALLTFVSGAQYARAAVVAVARAEADARGH
- a CDS encoding lysophospholipid acyltransferase family protein, whose protein sequence is MIRAVRGLSRGLRLACYFVAGLWRTRRFDRLDEAVRLEQARAWLDGASRVLGVRVRVQGLDRLADLPPGGSLWLPNHVSWLDIPLLGGLCEGTVFLAKSEIRRWPVIGRLARLSGTEFIERGRGSEAASEAVASGLAHGRQIVVFAEGTTTDGHMVRRFHARLLGPAVQMERPVVPIALRYYDARGKRTAAPAFIDNESLWPSLWRVLSSPGIEARIDVLEPIYPESGETRSEIARRAHHAVAARVAATAD
- a CDS encoding arsenic resistance protein, with the protein product MFPAYSAEAARLALEKYQVVVYLVAVAAGLGIGLSAPPSGAAPEWLIWPLLAALLYVTFTQTHLGTIGRALGDRRFLAVMLVVNFLLVPILVWGLTRLLIDDPVLALGVFLVLLVPCTDWFISFSQLGRADVPRAIAAAPVLLLGQILLLPIYLWLFTASDIRAELPVAAMLGAFVLVILVPLLAAWFTDVGGRRHPLLRRGTQAMAWLPVPLLAAVLFTIMLSHAPRVIGDVAGLWPVAIVFLLYVLMAPWVAAAAGHLGGLDVAARRTVAFSAGSRNSFMVLPIALALPAGLQPVVAVIILQSLIELFGLIAYTRLIPVWIR
- a CDS encoding metal ABC transporter permease codes for the protein MSLMELLGQGFVQHALTAAFLVSIAAGIVGALVVVNRLVFMTGGIAHTAYGGVGTAIFFGLPVLPVTGVFTAAAAVLLGALTRRRRERTDTLIGVIWAAGMALGLILVELTPGYQAGLMTYLFGSILTVATVDLWLMAGIDAVILGLALYYYRDLLSFSFDPVYARTRGIPVTGLYFMLLLLVAQTVVMMIQVVGLLLVIALLTLPPYLAQRYTRTLGGMMLLSGTFSLLFCLAGLYASYWFDIGSGPAIIATACAIYLVVVGFERLALASRR
- a CDS encoding metal ABC transporter ATP-binding protein; translated protein: MTASDSDSAAIVLENVSFRFDREPILEAIDLVIPPGAFTVIVGPNGGGKTTLLHLILGLYHPNAGSVRVFGDKPGRHPERIGYVPQHGNLAPGFPATVEQVVLMGLPHGRRHGPGFHVDERERARQALDRTGILELAQRPFGSLSGGQRQRVLIARALITEPELLLLDEPFSNIDPYGRACIHETLEDLGGTLTRVMVSHDLGITRQAVSQVLAVNRWLVSGEGPSITEEMLALMYGQHGADCPMGHVALNAHLPSQAASASQGRDAP